The genomic region gccCCAGTGCGTTGCTGTGAAAAACTCAAAAATGCCCACCCCAACGTGGAAGCTCTTTTCATTCCCCCAAATACTACCTCTCATCCAGCCCCTGGATCAGGGCATAGTGAAAGCCTTCAAGTCACAGTATACAAGTGAGCTTTATAATAAGACTTTGGAGGCTTTCAAAGCCGACAAGGAAACTACCATGATGGACTATTGGAAATCAGTCACTGTACGTGAGGTGATTGATTATGTTGGCAACATCAAGCAGGTGACGATCAATTACTGTTGGAAAAATGTTTGACCAGACTGGGTGGAAAATTTCGAAGGCTTTGAAGGTGCTGCAGAAAGTATAAACAACAGTGTCAAAAACATAATGCATGCCACATGCAAATAGGTGGAGAAGGCTTTGGTGAcatgaggatgtggaggaaattTTGGCAGAAGATGTGGAGGAAATTTTGGCAGAGAAAGCAATACAACCCACCAACGAAGACTTGGATGAGATGGCAAGCAAGACATGATGATGAAAACAGTGATCAAAGTCAGCCGAAGAGTCCAGAAACTGTCCCTCTTACAGCAGTCAAAATAACAGAATGGAACTCCGCATTGGAAAAAATTTTCAGTGACATGGAAGAGTGTGACCCTATGCTTGATCAAAGCCTCAAATTTAAGCGCTTAACTTCCTGTGCATTTGCCCCCTGTGCTGAGACACTTAAGGCAAAAAGCTAAGCAGACAGGGCCGATGTAATTTCTGGAATCATTTTGGAAGAAAACATTGCCCACTCCATCAACAAGTGATGAGAGCCAAACCTCTGAGGTTGAACTGACAGATGCCAACCTGCCACCCTcttcctcatctgcagaatgaGTGCCACCAGTCTCTCCCTTGTTTCTGTGGAGTAAGCCAAGGTGGGGAGGCTTGACCACACTCGCACTGTGCTGTTGTCCAGCCTGCAGCTCCATCAACCAGGAAGATGTTAGGCaacatttttacaaaatgttaaacatttaatctttatttgcATTAATGTGCACTATATAGTATGCATCTACTGTATGAGTACTGTATGTGCAgtttgtgcttgtgtgtgtgtatgactgaAGGGAAGTTAAAATAGTACAGTCTCAGTGTTGTACATGACACAATAATGCTGTCATTGAAGTAATTGTTTCATTATTAATAGTATGTATCATTATTTGTAAGAAAGATATATTAAATACAGTGTCTTTGAACAGAAACATACATAAAACAAAGCTATATACTGATCAGTTGACAAAAATCGTATGACCAGAGACCCACAAGAACCCAATCCTGTATTTCTGCTAATTGAGTGTGCATGGTAACATTATAGATGTAATTACAAGGAATGGCTGTATTCTAGAATTCAAACATCATCCACAAGGAATCCTTCCTTCAAGTTAATCCATATGAAAGTACAACCATATATAATGGTTGTCATTTTGTGACAAATTGGGATGTAGCCTTTTGCCCCGTCCTTGGAGTCTCAGTCTGGGGAAAATGCTACCCTGGCGTTCTTCAGTAGACTCTCCTCCAGCACCCCACTTCTCCCGCTCTCCTCTTTAGAGCTTACAAGCATTTGTTCAGATTCACAAAGTTTCTGACCACTTTAAGGGTAATGATGGAACAGTCTTCTATTTGTCAAATTGTTTAGTAAAGAGGTCTAAAATTGGTTAGCGGCCCTCATCAAgcttaaaaacatacatttttggaTTTGAAAAGCATTTTCCATGAATTTAAATGTCACCAGCTGTGctattatgctttaaaaaaaatacacattatcCCCAATGGCCAGTGATTTAATGAATCATGCATATGTAATGAGGTCTCCATAGAGCTGCAAAGGACAGGGTTGAGAACTTCCCAGTTCAACATGTGGAAATTCAGGGAGAACTTGGTCCCTTTGAAGGGGCACAAAAGCACCACACACATACCCCATGCCTTGCCCTgtacatctcttccatctggctgctcCTAATTTAAAATCCTTATGATAAACCAGTGACCTAGTAAGTAAAATGTCTGAGTTTTGTGAGTCGCTCtcaaattaattgaacccaacTTATAGCCAACCAGTCAGAAGCACAGAAGAACCTGGACTTGCAACTGATGTCTGGAGTTGGTGGTTGAGGATGGGGGGTACTTCTGGGTactgtcagaattgagttgaattgttgAACACCTTTTCTGGTGTTCAATGTTTGTTAGTGTGGGCAACACCCAATATAccacttaaaaatttaaagatttcaGCACATAATCCCACCAAGAATAAATAGGCTGAAACTGAGCAATCCCTTTGGACAAATATTGGCCACAATACAAACCCCAACCGCCTACAAGTTTCCCAGTTCACTCTTACCATGTTGCTACCGAGTCCAAGCTCCCTCTGCTCACCGCAGGACAGGCCAGTGAATCCAAGAGACGAAGTGTGGAGGCAAGGAAAATTACTTCATTTGGAAAGCTGACTGACTTAAGTTAGCAGACTAGCGCCTCAGAGCAACCATCCCGTGGGGGTCTGAATGCAAAGTTTTTCTGTTGAGTCAGAGAGAAataagcaatgaggaactaaagtcaaaaggcagaataaaggactaaagtgaaagggtcttcagtcttgcaaacACCTCCGAGAAAATGGCCAGCCTTTGGAAGGGGTGTGTtgatctcttctattcacaggtgggcagggtcaggttATCTCTCCATTAGTAGAACAAAGCACTTGAGCTTATAGTCAGGCAGAGGGGTAGGGTCCTCTGAGGCGGCTATTATGtataacaaaagaaagaaaagaaagctataaaaaaatgttggagaagactcttgagagagtcccttggactgcaaggagatccaaccagtccatcctaaaggaaatcagccttgaatattcattggaaggactgatgctgaaactccaatactttggccacctgatgtgaagaactgactcattggaaaagaccctgatgctgggaaagattgaaggcgggaggagaaggggaccaaggaggatgagacggttggatggcatcacagactcaatggacatgagtttgagtaagccccgggagctggtgctggacagggaagcctggcgtgctgcagtccatggggtcacagagtcggacacaactgagcgactgaattgaataaAAGCAACGAAAAGTAAGTCAAAGAAGCAGTTTCCAACCTAGAGTCAGAACTGGCTTCTTTGCAATGTTGTCTTGGCAATAATTTATGGGGTCCTTCCCCTCCCGCCAAATTCAGCATCTTTAGCCTCTCCCCATAGTCTCTTCCCACTGTCCAATCGTGGGTAATCATCTTTTTGATAACAGAAGAGATCCTCTGTTGGGATACATAAGATATTGGAGGTTTCTTGCAGAGCTCTGCATCCCTCTGGGGTGTTAGAAACATTCTATATCTTGACCAAAGTACTACCACTTCACCTAAgtgtataaatacataaaaattcattAAGCTACACATTTAAGagttgtgtactttactgtatgttatacctaaattaaaaaaaaaaaatagagaatggaTGGCTGGTCTCCTACACTGTATGTCCATCTGCAATGCCTGGAAGTCAGTAGTTACCTTGTGACCATGCGGTAAGCTACCCAAATGGGACAATCCAATTTGCTGAAAATGGCAGGGCAGAAAACGTTTTATGATGTCACAGAATACTGAACCAACCTTGGAGACTCTCTTCTTGTGGACTATtgaaatgatacatttttatCACAAAGGGTTATCAGCTTTTAGCCATCGCAGTGTGAAATTGTACAAAAATTTTGATGGTAACATATAGCACAGAAAGTGAAGTTAATACGGCTCAAGTTCACATGTAAGTAGTGTTTAATCAGATCTTTGGACAGGAATTTTACCATAAACTAGTAAGTTGAACATAAAGGAAATACAGTTAAATAGATATGTTAAGTACtaagcctaaaaaaaaaacaacaacacacactTAAGGTGGAAATCTTCATTACAAAAGCTTAAATTCATTGGCCACTGAAAAAGAAAGATCAGTTCAAGTTCACAGAGTTGAAAGTAATCTTTATTGATAAACATTTATACCAGAATTAGAAAtttcagtagaaaaataaaatttaaataactttctgTGGTACAAAGATTTGATCAGTTTGACTGCAGCATTTAGTGAAATAATCTAATACAAAAAGTTAAGCTGACTTTACCACAAGCAGGGCAACAACGCCCAAAACAGAAACGCGTGTACACAGAACCTTCTGCGTGTGGACAGCGCCAGGACGTGAGCTTCAGGAGATGGTCTCCTAGGGAAGGCTGGCCTGCTCTGCAGTTGTATTAAGAACTTCACTCAAACCAGAGCAGCTTTTGGAATCAAAAGCTAACATACAATTTAAAGACTTAGGAAACATAAGAGCTTAAAGATAACTACTTGCATGAACTTTATCTCCCTAGTTGAGACATTTCCTAGGTAATGTTCTGGATTAGTAAATAGTACAATGAGACACCTTTGTCTTGGAATATTCATTACTCATTTGTATTGAAGTTTACATGAAATGTTTTTCTCCTAAAACCTTTATCTCAAAGAATCCAGAAATCAGCTTTTCATGGTTGGGGGTTTCTCCTTTCCACTAAAAGAAAAGTGGATGCATAGATGGGGCAGGGGTGGTTTCACGTGTCTCCAGGCAAGTCAGGAGTTGGCAAAACGTCTCAGAAGctttatgtgaaaaaataaaatgttcaatacAAATGCCAGTACTTTTTCATCTGAACAACCACCCCCAAATAATTGTGCATTTGAGgtgagaaattaaaaagaaaaagaaacccttaaGGGCAATAAACATGCCTTATAATTCAAATAGTTTCTTCCTGAAAACATTTCAAGCCACAAAGCTCAAGTTATATAAAgtctatattcatttattcacagaATGTTCACATACTGGGATGGATGAAACATTCAATAATCTGAAGATCCATTTTATATTTGAAGTTCTTAAAAACAGTGGATAATCAAAcaagaaacagatgaaaacaaaGACAGCTTTCAAAATGCATTAGTTTTTGTGTTTTGGCTCTAGAAGTGACGCAACCAAACATTTAAGCCATGGATCAATATGTTGAAAAATTAGTATTTGGGGAGAGAAGCCCACTGACCACTAGCCCACACTCAATTTGTGAAACTCTATCCAAAGGAATGTTTTCGGTGAGAATGCTGAGACATCTTTCAATAGAGATGAAGGAAAATTTCTTCAGCTGAAGGGCTACTTTTCAAAATCCAACTATTGAACCGAAAAATGGAGTCTTGAGCTAAAGACATAAAAATTTGTTTGAAAGAAAGATTTGAGCATTGGAGAGTAATCTTGTTGGGGAATTTGTAAGGATATTTGCCTGTGTACAACTCCTACAATTTTTCACCTCGTTAGAGTACATCTATCACTGTAATTTTGGTAAGTAGTCTAATGGCCTATTAGTTAAAAGAAAATGTCCACTTACTTTTTGGgatcctttttaatttttctctgtgaCCATCCCTGGTAAATTGATTCTCCTGGCTATTTTTAATCAGAAGCCAGAGTGCATATTGCTTAAATCAAACAGCACTGCACATGACCTCATGGGCAGGTAGCTTCACACTCATAATGaaaactttccttttaaaatgtcatatttaaTTACCAGAAACTATTTTGAAAACAGATAACAACAACTGTATTTCATACAAACCAGTTTATGTGATTAAGGATAAAgtcagatatttaatttttacaatcttTTTCATTTGAAGGTCACAGTTTTTAGGCCTTTAGATGAAAAAGAAAGCTAGgcattagaagaaaaattaaaagagctaaaattgggttttaaaaaaaactctgatatttaattttaagaatatagaTTCTCTTGAAAGGAAATATAAAGGGCACAGTGGAAGGTATATCTGAATATTAAACTTTAGGCACTTTCTGGGAGTCATACCCAGCACTGTAAAATGGGCTGAAGACCCACCACTAGGTAACCACGTTAAGACTAGGACATCAATAACCCCTAATTCCAGTTAAAGCTGCACTTTTACAATGTTTTAAGAGCCATGAGCAAACCAAAGTCACTAAAAAAATTGTAACAGAATGTTTAAAgtatctttctgtgtgtgtgtctcaatGTCCAATGAGTATCCTGATCAATATGGTTGAGAATTTTCCATTCAAAGTATTTAATAGGGCGTGTTTccaattaaactaaataaaatcaATAGACTATAAAGTGATAGGAAAAGGTGGTAAGGAGTTCTGTGGAAAAATTCTCAATTACCTAGCTTATTTTGAGAAAATGTACAAAACAGGAAATTCACacatcttaaaatatataaaataatcagagGTCAAAATAGTTATTCATAAAATGTCACAGCATTCAGGagttagcttttatttatttaaatagtgGAACTGAAGCCACTACTTGAGTTataggttttgtgtgtgttttatttctccAAATTTGTTCTCAACGTTATGCTCGACAAAACCTACTTGGCACTTACTGTCATGAAGATGTGGCAAGGGTTTGCTAAATTTTAATCAAGATTTGATCAAATAGGATTTCAGTACAGTTTACTGTGTTCAGAAGTAAACCAATATGTTTTACAGTTTCTCTGAAACACGCAAGGCTGCGTTTTTCTCACAGGACATTGTAAATTTCAGTGTGAAGGATGCCAACCCAGAAGCACTGCTGACTGGGCTTGGGTAAAGGTGCACCTGTAAAACCGCCTGATTTGAATatgtaaaaaacagaaagaaaagaaacttgattttttttttttttttggttgagaaCAATGAGTCCAAAAAGATCTTTAATTCCTGGAACTTCAAACTGAAGAAAGGACTGAAGTGTTGTTCTTCATACCGTTTGAAGAACTAAGAAAACGCTACATCccataatgtattatttttgagGATTCTATAAAACCAATTCACCATCATAGCACAAGGGCATGTGCTATAGAGTAGCCAAAATCCGTAAAAAGGAGACCACTACGACACAAAACGTCTGTCCAGTGCCCAAGGTAAGGGCTTCAAACGGAATCATTTCCTTTCCTGCTGCTCGATACACTCCAGCAATTGCTGCACCTGTTCAAAAATTCAAGTGTGTTAAAAAATGAGAGGGGGGTTAATATATCAGAAAAATATAGCACTTAAAACTCTAAgtagaaaaaacataaaataaattaaaaaataaaactctatgaATGATCtaaattttttacattaaaatttaaacattacagaaatgtttttgttttccctattCTTTTTGCTAACTACTCTTGGTTTTAAGTATTCCTTTAATGGTTTGCAAGTCACCAACAAATGCTCTTAGAAAAGGGACTCTTTCAAACTAAGTCTCCTAGATATATTGAATAAAATCACCTGGAAGTCATAACCAAAATCACAAAGACTGCAATATTCACATAACCCGATTACAAACTTAAAACATCTCTTATTCCCCAGGCATGTAACAGATACCTAACAAATTCCTGGCAATAAATGATAGAAAATCCTCTGCGTGAGGCTGAGCAAGGAATATTTCAGGAGCAGTCACAGGGAAACCCCATTCCCTTTTGTACTATATTCAGAGTTCCCTTCaagaaatggattaaaaaaaaaaaaaaaagaaaagaaatggatggAGGAAATGCCCTGAATGCCCAGATGGTCCACTGCTGtggcccggggttcaatccctggtttgggaactaagataccacaagctgtgtggcacagcttaaaaaaaaaaaaaagaggggggaggaagaaaggaagcaagCGGGACCCTAAGCCCATCAAGTTGCTATTCATTCAAAGGGCTTGAGGTGAGGGATACTACGGGATTCCTTtctatttcccatctatttcctttCTATTTCACTATAACTTCCTACATATTGAATAAACAGAACAAACAGATATCTGTTTCTACTCAGGTACCCTGAATTGCTCACAGGGACTCAGCATTATACTAAGAAAAGTCAagaatttattcatttgaaaagaacagaTCCAAAGTTCCCAGATAATCTTCTCCTGATCCCAGCCCAAAATGTTCCAAACAGAATTCTCCTTGGTCAGAGAATACAGCTGGGGACACAAGACAGAAAGCACAAGCACGAAACAGATTTTGAATAATGCAGGACGACATATACTGTTTCGGTCAAGGGTCAACGCCTTGTCCACTGTGCTATAGTGGTATAGTAACATAtctggaggagaagagagagcagGGCTACTGGCAGCACATGCACCTGTGCTGTTACCATTTGAGAGGCATGTGTCCTTTGGGCCTCTTTGTAATTTATCTCCAAAAAAAGTGGGTTGGATCAGAAGAAGCTTAAAGAACTTGAACTGGGCCCCAAAGTGGGATTTGCATGATGAAGGGAAGATAGTTAAAAGCAAACCAGAAGGAGCAGCAAAATGGGAAGGGAATAGACTATATGCACTAGAGTCAAAGAAGGATACAATTACTACGTGTTAGATAGTCTATGTTTTATATgcacacattatttcatttagtcaTCACACAGCATTGCTATTTTACCAATGAGAAATCTAAAACAGGTCCTGGGGGCTAATAATCCAGTAAGAAAACTAGAGCAGAGGCTCTCTAAAGATAGCAGTAGGTGATATACTTAAAAATACTGTTCAAGGCCAGTTATGGAAACTCCTTAATGCAGACAGGAGAAAATTAGCCTCCACACCGCCTTATCACAAAGGTTTCACCATCTACAGAACACAGAGAAACTAGGCCACCTTGTCCCCAAAAAAACCCCTAAAGTCAAAAAGACAGGGGAATTTCTGCTTGAAGTTCAAAGTTTAAAatcatagtgaaaaaaaaaaattacataaaccGAGAAAAAAGTCTGAAAGCATATAATGAAATGCAAACTGTGGTTACCACGTAGGAATACAGTAATGGagaatctttgtttttgttttcttataatttttaatttatataaaatatacatgctatttttattttgttatgagcttaaaaatattcttagcCCTGTGACATGAACAAAAGCTGCACCGCCACCCAAAAGACACCACAcagataaaaataatgtataattaCAAATGTTGCTCAAACTCTTATTCAGAAAGTCCTAagagtaaaaaagagaaaaaaaagaaaaaaaaaaacaggcactATTCTAAACCTCCATCCTTAAAATACCTACACCTGGATGAAGGAAAGTAATTTGTCAACCAGATTGCAATGCCACAAATCAGTGAAGTGACAGCTGAGGAGAAAGGAGAGCAGTAGCTTCCAAAAAGCCAAATATTCTCTTGGTAGTGGTCAAGATCACAAGACATATCTCACGAAGCTTAACATGGCTTCCCTAAAGCCACGAGACAGAATCTGACTCAGGAAGTCAAAGATGTTATCCAAGTAAGAGGGGACTGAGGCGAGAAGAGAACAGCATATAAAACACAGGGCCTGCGCACAAAGAGCGCGCTTACTTCTTTATCCCACTCAGACATGTTTCTAAAACGGCTCCTAAAGTTAACTGACTATTCATATGAAATGTTTCGACTGTATTTTAAACGTCTAACATACTTGTCAAGATTCCAGCAGTAATTGGTCCCACGATGCCCATCAACAGGATGCTTACAGACATGAACCTACCATATTTGTGATGTCTGAGGGTGAAGAGGGCCAGTAATCCGGCGGGGacatgaaagaagagagaagacacCAGTGCCCACAGGAACACACCATACCACATCTCTGCAAGGGAGAGCAAAGAAAGGTTGGACGTCACGAGCTTCCCCAGGGTGGTCATGACAAAGGCGCGGTCATCATACTcaactttaaattatttaagttatttacgttatttcaattttaaaatgattccGTTGCAGTGGCGGTTCATCAGTCAAATATCCAAACACTGATGGTTTTGGAGGGATCACTAAACTATGGCCACCCCCTGTTTTTGTGCGGAAAGTCTTAGCGGGACACAGCCATGCCTGTTCATTAAGtcttgtctatggctgctttcaagcTCCAAGAGCAGGGctgaaacagtgacagagacCATAGGACCTGCAAAGCCTAAAGTATTTAtaatctggccctttacagaaaaggttgGCCGACTCCTGACAAGCTACCCCTACTCCCAAATACTGAAGAAAAAGTTCACCCAGATTTAGATATTCACTTACATGACTTCCCTTTCACAAGCACAAGTGTGAGCACCACTGACTGGGTGCCATGCGCAAATGCCTGACCTCTCTCCTTGGTGGCAGCTCCAGAGGCTGGTGCGCACACCACTCCCCGAGAGGTGCCACCCTCCCCATCTGCCCCTCCAGCCTGGGCCCTGCTACACATTGGCATCTCCCACTGGGGCCTCCTTGGACACCATCCACTGCCAGCTCGTACCCAACCCAGGAAACAGCGCCAGGCAGCTCCCTGCTAAGCAGCAACCCCATCTTTAATCCCCGAGTCCTCAGCAGCTCCTCCCCAAGCCACCTAAGAGACTCTGGCTGCTGTTACATCCCCGGTGTGCACAGAGCTCTGTGAGGACGCAGGAATGGCAGTGCCCGGGGGTGGACAAACGGGGCACAAACCTGCCTCCAGGAGCTCAGGGACTCTGCCACCCAGCTGACAGCCTTGCCAGGTTTTAGAGACAAGCACTGCTCACCACAGCAACTCAAGGGCCTGCTAGAGTGCGGCTCCTCACTGGCTGCGGTGAACCATGCGGGCAGTGAACTGGGGGGAAGCCTTAATCTGCCAGAAACACAGGAAGTTGGTAACTTCAATAAAAGTGTGTCTGGACACTTGGGTGTGCTACCCAACTGCTATGGGATGAATCCATGTGCGGAAGCCCTAATCCGACAGGACCGTGGACttacaagagaaagaaaatctctctctgtgcctctcctctttctctccccatcGAGTGAGGACACATCAAGAAGATGGCCCAAGAGGGCCCTCAGCCTGACCGTACCGGCACCCTCATCTTGCACTTACAATCTCCACCTCTGTTGGTTAAGTCACTCGGTCCATGGTGCTTTGTTCCAGCAGCCCTGGCAGACACCAACACTCCCCTGTTCCCACTTCCCTGGAGCAAGGAGGCTTGCTGGGCTAGCAACTCACACCTCGACTTTTCTAAAAGCTGAAAGGCATGTGTGCAAACAGGATCTGGTGCAGCAAGTTGGCTCCTCCCTGAGTCTCTGAGGGGGAGAAGCAGTGTGCACCTTCCTACATACAGCCCTAAGTCACATCCATTTGCTCCCCCACTGCCTCCATATTTTATATAGCGTCACTTAAGTCACTCTAAGTAGGAAAGAAAGGCTTTATCATATTAGATGAACAGTACAATTTATAAAACGCTTTCAGAGGATGAAAGTAATACAGAACGCTAATAGCTAAGGCAAACCTCAAtcaataaaacacttttaaaaagctAAGTGATATCCCGTTAATACTGCGCCTTAATCTGCCATCTATTTAACAGCTATTTATTGATCACATAGTACTTTTC from Bubalus bubalis isolate 160015118507 breed Murrah chromosome 18, NDDB_SH_1, whole genome shotgun sequence harbors:
- the TMEM170A gene encoding transmembrane protein 170A isoform X1 translates to MEREGSGGSGASAGLLQQILSLKLVPRVGNGTLCPNSTSLCSFPEMWYGVFLWALVSSLFFHVPAGLLALFTLRHHKYGRFMSVSILLMGIVGPITAGILTSAAIAGVYRAAGKEMIPFEALTLGTGQTFCVVVVSFLRILATL
- the TMEM170A gene encoding transmembrane protein 170A isoform X2, producing MEREGSGGSGASAGLLQQILSLKLVPRVGNGTLCPNSTSLCSFPEMWYGVFLWALVSSLFFHVPAGLLALFTLRHHKYGAAIAGVYRAAGKEMIPFEALTLGTGQTFCVVVVSFLRILATL